Below is a window of Deltaproteobacteria bacterium DNA.
TAATGATCGCCACCATGGAGCCATTCCATGATCGTACCATGGGCAGAAGGTTTACCACACTCCCCGAACACATGCCTAAAAGCCATCAGAGGCACCTGGAGTGGACTCCTTCCAGGATCATTAAATGGGCAGCCAAAAAACGGTCCCAATCAGAAACTCGGCCTCTCTCCCATGAGCGCACAGGAAAGACGCGACCTCCTCGAAGTGGTTGAGGACAGTCACACACTGGCATCCACCATCGTTGCGGCCCAACTCCCCATCCAGGAATGGCATGCCAATATCCGCGATCCAACCATCGCTGATGCCATCCTTG
It encodes the following:
- a CDS encoding ATP-binding protein, which gives rise to MIVPWAEGLPHSPNTCLKAIRGTWSGLLPGSLNGQPKNGPNQKLGLSPMSAQERRDLLEVVEDSHTLASTIVAAQLPIQEWHANIRDPTIADAILDRLVHNAYKITLKGQSMRKLKSNLTNQNKS